From Pyrenophora tritici-repentis strain M4 chromosome 1, whole genome shotgun sequence, the proteins below share one genomic window:
- a CDS encoding Mating-C domain containing protein — protein MPLSALIGDISLTPSALGSPLCATATVVGASAVGLSFGRETPFNSHPSKKKAAPARKPPANSMPTAVQTATVTATAPHFSRPIPSAPVSRGSLATRPSQDGRSQRRIARRMTTDDAALQLAASMHAYAPSDQDISDRDTVRHPSTRRGSWIKRLSSISHSSSRNSSPSPGPLSPAVSCSNGSMAFSHDGSTVPMVGHRASSPMPPNKLVKRASSVRGAHDAPVQGSGTLRPAFRRPATSHQRTATLQNHNAQPQRTTKEPAIEESNYCASTDSEAEYTQFFTAKITKERILAKRASSGRPSAFRRIFPDEKHLPTLLLAKSVTAATEDVEDSTTDDGDSVFYMSRPETPLSMSAVLASRETSHSRRWPSSSTTPLDDASQPPKRSFSITNFLSSSKQFAARASRPLLSRRASQQAYSARIPPTTMPRRPHSTSYGEYQQDATEPAFAKREIATSAGPLDTRFAHNALHSGSVSPPLPTSLSRSVDSDTVAVEALASMPQQREVVASAALGGANQTPPSPTLAQSAVRVSRHSMAPSEQASTLVGSSDNEVRGLGSGDEDDADIQSETLYDSLHTGATRSTASGARGPRIETIFDESPPSKVRVTALRDLLPPGSFRDHTINGVGGQQSITEEEESIATPVRTVRPQRSLQDSPSCGRMHSAPLFPSTIPSSPSSMPKPLSLGTLEWDSGAGHDDDSSRWSLEEADVTDPWVDYPTVSHATTPVSLLPHHPHHRATGPNSKPTTPQHLTAEYGDRDARSSIFDWSEQQIADKNCGAHTPPRPRTVHGKKDADRRCSRSVGRRAPSGLHARSQSVPVVPDLTGKRSTVVTNKFGTWGVGSKGVTEDWNDDFDFSELNEDPVAESDSPPSNPTAMVVPKSIQEQQNNVLANISLLREWGLLIEELKEHKVRAVALGIVQDSQSSMWEEVDAMIDLADQEADHGGVAHDSPPSSPGFDADAFEEPSPSPSHGRGRGKLTEDTIKHTGRKSILPPNDDIFAPQSSPLPLKSKIDNASATRDPKAIVTRPRKDSEAKARSVIEALQKRRSTHEAILDVPPTPSKKVPFDTATLRRIVPYVSTLTHKVKETIRDVEGLYSSPSASPMHEEPPYSRNFQSDADLAAQMKLMTVM, from the exons ATGCCGCTATCAGCCCTCATCGGCGACATCTCGCTAACCCCAAGTGCGCTGGGTAGCCCT CTCTGTGCAACTGCCACTGTCGTTGGTGCATCCGCCGTTGGCCTGTCGTTCGGACGGGAAACCCCCTTCAACTCCCACCCCAGCAAGAAAAAGGCCGCGCCGGCACGCAAACCGCCTGCCAATTCAATGCCTACTGCTGTGCAGACCGCGACTGTGACCGCGACCGCGCCGCACTTTAGTCGACCCATACCGTCCGCGCCTGTTTCGCGCGGATCCCTTGCGACGAGGCCCAGCCAGGATGGACGCTCCCAACGCCGCATCGCAAGGAGAATGACGACCGACGATGCAGCCTTGCAGTTGGCAGCCAGTATGCATGCTTACGCCCCGAGTGACCAGGACATTTCTGACAGGGATACCGTCCGACACCCTTCGACACGACGCGGATCTTGGATCAAGCGCCTTTCTTCCATATCCCACTCCTCGAGCAGGAACTCCAGTCCCAGTCCAGGCCCCTTGTCCCCCGCCGTCTCCTGCTCCAATGGCTCCATGGCCTTTTCCCACGACGGCTCCACGGTGCCCATGGTCGGCCACCGCGCCTCTTCGCCCATGCCGCCAAACAAACTGGTCAAGCGCGCTTCTTCGGTACGCGGGGCTCACGACGCGCCTGTCCAAGGCTCTGGCACTCTGCGACCCGCATTCCGTCGACCGGCTACCAGTCATCAACGCACCGCGACGCTACAGAATCACAATGCGCAACCACAGAGGACCACCAAAGAGCCAGCGATTGAGGAGTCAAACTACTGCGCGAGCACCGACAGTGAGGCCGAATACACGCAATTCTTCACAGCCAAGATCACCAAGGAGCGAATATTAGCCAAAAGAGCTTCTTCGGGGCGGCCAAGTGCGTTTAGGAGGATATTTCCGGATGAGAAGCACCTGCCCACCCTTTTGCTCGCAAAGTCGGTTACAGCAGCTACAGAGGACGTTGAAGACTCAACAACCGATGATGGCGATAGTGTCTTCTACATGAGCAGACCAGAGACACCGCTTAGCATGTCAGCTGTGCTTGCTTCCAGAGAAACCTCGCATTCCCGCCGCTGGCCATCTTCCTCGACAACCCCCCTGGATGATGCATCTCAACCACCCAAGCGCTCCTTCTCCATTACCAACTTTCTTTCCTCATCCAAGCAGTTCGCAGCACGAGCGTCCAGGCCCTTGCTTTCACGCCGGGCAAGCCAGCAGGCTTATTCTGCCCGCATACCGCCTACTACCATGCCTAGGCGACCGCACAGCACGTCTTATGGGGAGTACCAACAAGATGCCACCGAACCAGCGTTTGCCAAACGCGAGATTGCAACATCGGCCGGCCCCCTCGACACGAGATTCGCACACAATGCCCTCCATAGCGGCTCTGTGTCGCCGCCCCTGCCCACAAGCTTGTCCCGCTCTGTGGATTCTGATACCGTTGCTGTGGAGGCCTTGGCGTCAATGCCTCAGCAGCGCGAGGTCGTAGCCTCAGCCGCACTAGGCGGCGCCAATCAGACGCCACCATCCCCTACTCTAGCGCAATCTGCCGTTCGGGTTTCGCGTCACTCAATGGCCCCCTCCGAACAAGCCTCGACATTGGTCGGCTCCTCTGATAATGAGGTTCGCGGCCTAGGCTCAGGCGACGAAGACGACGCAGATATACAGAGCGAGACGCTGTATGATTCGTTGCACACCGGCGCAACAAGGAGTACGGCAAGCGGCGCCCGTGGGCCTCGCATTGAGACTATATTCGACGAGTCACCCCCCTCCAAGGTCAGAGTTACAGCCCTGCGCGACTTACTCCCGCCAGGTTCGTTCCGCGACCATACCATCAATGGTGTCGGCGGCCAACAGAGCATCACTGAGGAAGAGGAGAGCATCGCAACGCCCGTGCGGACAGTCCGACCCCAGCGCTCGCTGCAGGATTCGCCCAGCTGTGGGCGAATGCATAGCGCGCCGCTGTTTCCTAGCACGATACCGTCGTCCCCCTCGAGCATGCCCAAGCCGCTCTCGCTTGGCACTTTGGAATGGGATTCGGGAGCAGGCCACGACGACGACAGCAGTAGGTGGTCATTAGAGGAGGCCGATGTTACTGATCCTTGGGTTGATTATCCAACAGTCAGTCATGCGACCACGCCGGTATCGCTGCTGCCACACCACCCACACCATCGCGCAACCGGCCCTAATTCCAAGCCCACCACTCCACAGCATCTCACAGCAGAATATGGCGACCGGGATGCTCGCAGCAGCATCTTCGATTGGTCCGAGCAGCAAATCGCAGACAAGAACTGTGGCGCCCACACACCACCACGGCCGCGGACAGTGCACGGCAAGAAGGATGCAGACCGCAGATGTAGTCGTTCTGTTGGTCGCAGAGCACCTAGCGGGTTACACGCTCGAAGTCAGAGTGTACCCGTGGTCCCGGATCTGACTGGTAAGCGTAGCACCGTGGTCACCAACAAGTTCGGCACCTGGGGTGTAGGAAGTAAGGGAGTCACCGAAGATTGGAATGACGACTTTGACTTTTCCGAATTGAACGAGGATCCTGTCGCAGAAAGCGACAGTCCTCCTAGCAACCCCACAGCCATGGTGGTACCAAAGAGCATTCAAGAACAACAAAACAATGTCCTGGCCAATATCAGTCTTCTGCGCGAATGGGGCCTCCTGATTGAAGAGCTTAAAGAGCACAAGGTACGCGCGGTCGCGCTTGGCATAGTACAAGATTCGCAGTCTAGCATGTGGGAAGAGGTCGATGCGATGATAGACCTTGCCGATCAGGAAGCCGACCACGGCGGCGTTGCTCACGACTCACCTCCTTCGTCTCCTGGCTTCGATGCAGATGCCTTTGAGGAACCTTCGCCTAGCCCCAGCCATGGCCGAGGGAGGGGCAAATTGACGGAAGACACCATCAAGCACACAGGGAGAAAATCGATTCTTCCACCAAACGACGACATTTTTGCCCCACAGTCTTCTCCGCTACCACTCAAATCAAAGATTGACAACGCTTCTGCAACTAGAGATCCGAAGGCTATCGTGACGAGGCCGCGCAAGGACTCAGAAGCCAAAGCACGATCGGTGATTGAGGCGCTCCAGAAAAGGAGGAGCACACATGAAGCGATCCTGGATGTCCCACCCACACCTTCGAAGAAGGTTCCATTCGACACAGCGACTTTACGGCGTATTGTGCCATATGTCAGCACATTGACACACAAAGTCAAAGAGACCATTAGAGATGTTGAGGGCTTGTACTCAAGCCCCAGTGCAAGTCCAATGCACGAGGAGCCACCATACAGCAGGAACTTCCAATCGGATGCAGACCTTGCTGCTCAGATGAAACTCATGACGGTCATGTAA
- a CDS encoding Uup, ATPase component ABC transporter with duplicated ATPase domain protein, producing the protein MESEIRAQIPNIDPVLSEYSAGYLTHAASQFTSDSDPNAPTPLEEAAATVSALLLSASGDLSSQNETTIQNLVDKFVSRLNAANGTNGERRQMAPSAKKLDQAIHVGSSRNISSTLGLAGGAVDLESANTRKVESRVDRKKLEKAERKLRAKQDRKEFKNVEYEASRLLNEPNEAQSYEEFYMAVNPLQLGEANTKSKDIKIDSFDLSMPGLRILTDSSLTLAYGRRYGLVGQNGIGKSTLLRALARREVAIPTHISILHVEQEITGDDTPALQAVLDADVWRKHLLREQEKITKELADIEAERATMADTSADAAKLDVQREGLDTTLSDIHAKLAEMESDKAESRAASILAGLGFSQERQQFATKTFSGGWRMRLALARALFCEPDLLLLDEPSNMLDVPSITFLANYLQDYPSTVLVVSHDRAFLNEVATDIIHQHSERLDYYKGGNFDSFYATKEERRKTAAREYEKQMAERAHLQAFIDKFRYNAAKSSEAQSRIKKLEKMPVLTAPEAEYSVHFKFPDVEKMSPPIIQMSGVSFGYNKDNILLRNVDLDVQLDSRIGIVGPNGAGKTTALKLLIGALSPTTGLISQNPRLRVGFFAQHHVDALDLNDSAVGFMSKKYHGKADEEYRRHLGAFGITGMTGLQKMELLSGGQKSRVAFACLALTNPHILVLDEPSNHLDIEAMDALSEALNKFQGGVLMVSHDVTMLQNVCTSLWVCDNGTIEHFDGTVKDYKRRITAQANEAGVVKKH; encoded by the exons ATGGAATCCGAGATCAGAGCTCAGATCCCCAACATCGACCCCGTCTTGTCTGAGTATTCGGCGGGGTACTTGACCCATGCCGCCAGCCAGTTCACTTCCGATTCCGACCCAAATGCCCCTACCCCGCTTGAAGAAGCTGCTGCCACCGTGAGCGCACTGCTCTTGTCAGCCTCTGGCGACCTTTCAAGCCAGAACGAGACTACTATCCAAAACCTTGTTGACAAGTTCGTTTCTCGGCTGAATGCAGCCAATGGCACAAATGGCGAACGCCGCCAGATGGCACCCTCAGCCAAGAAGCTTGACCAGGCTATCCATGTGGGCTCTTCAAGGAACATCTCCTCCACGCTAGGTCTCGCGGGTGGCGCTGTTGACCTTGAATCTGCCAATACGCGTAAAGTCGAGTCCAGAGTCGACCGCAAGAAGCTTGAGAAAGCTGAACGTAAACTACGTGCCAAGCAAGATCGCAAAGAGTTTAAGAATGTTGAATATGAGGCTTCCCGTCTGCTCAACGAGCCTAATGAGGCACAGAGCTACGAAGAGTTCTACATGGCAGTCAACCCCCTGCAGTTGGGTGAGGCCAACACGAAGAGTAAGGATATCAAGATTGATAGCTTTGACCTCTCCATGCCCGGTCTACGTATCCTTACAGATAGTTCTTTAACCCTTGCATATGGCCGAAGATATGGTCTTGTTGGTCAGAACGGTATTGGTAAATCCACATTGCTTAGAGCTCTCGCTCGTCGTGAGGTTGCCATTCCCACACATATTTCGATTCTCCACGTGGAACAAGAA ATTACCGGAGATGACACACCTGCACTTCAAGCTGTCTTGGATGCCGATGTTTGGCGCAAGCATCTGCTCAGGGAACAAGAG AAAATCACAAAGGAGCTAGCTGACATCGAGGCAGAGCGTGCTACCATGGCAGACACATCTGCAGATGCCGCCAAGCTGGACGTGCAACGTGAGGGTCTTGACACTACGCTGAGCGATATTCACGCCAAGCTGGCCGAAATGGAGTCGGACAAGGCCGAATCTAGGGCAGCCAGTATCCTTGCAGGTCTTGGTTTCTCGCAAGAGCGACAGCAATTTGCAACCAAGACCTTCTCTGGAGGTTGGAGGATGCGACTGGCACTTGCACGTGCCCTCTTCTGTGAACCTGATCTTCTGCTCCTCGATGAGCCGTCGAACATGTTGGACGTCCCCTCGATTACCTTTTTGGCAAACTACCTCCAGGACTACCCCAGTACAGTGCTCGTTGTATCCCACGACAGAGCCTTCCTGAACGAAGTCGCCACAGATATCATTCACCAGCACTCTGAGCGACTGGACTACTACAAGGGTGGTAACTTTGACTCATTCTACGCGACGAAAGAAGAGCGCCGCAAGACAGCTGCTCGCGAGTATGAGAAACAAATGGCTGAACGCGCACATTTACAGGCCTTCATCGACAAGTTCAGATACAATGCTGCCAAGTCATCCGAAGCTCAATCCAGGATCAAGAAACTGGAGAAGATGCCCGTTTTGACAGCACCAGAGGCGGAATACTCTGTCCATTTCAAGTTCCCAGATGTGGAGAAGATGTCACCTCCTATCATCCAGATGAGTGGTGTCTCGTTCGGCTACAACAAGGACAACATCTTGCTGAGAAACGTGGACTTGGACGTACAGCTCGACTCCCGTATCGGTATTGTAGGCCCCAACGGTGCTGGTAAGACGACAGCTTTGAAGCTACTCATCGGCGCGCTTTCACCTACTACGGGGTTGATCTCACAAAACCCGCGGTTACGCGTGGGCTTCTTCGCTCAACATCACGTGGATGCATTGGATCTGAATGACAGCGCCGTCGGCTTCATGTCGAAGAAGTACCATGGCAAGGCGGACGAAGAGTACCGCCGCCATCTTGGCGCTTTTGGTATCACCGGTATGACGGGTCTGCAGAAGATGGAACTGCTATCGGGAGGACAGAAGTCGCGTGTTGCCTTTGCCTGCCTGGCATTGACGAATCCGCACATTTTGGTACTCGACGAACCGTCCAATCACTTGGACATTGAAGCCATGGACGCACTTTCAGAAGCATTGAACAAGTTCCAGGGTGGTGTGCTCATGGTTAGTCACGATGTTACCATGCTGCAGAACGTATGCACAAGTCTGTGGGTATGCGACAACGGGACGATCGAACACTTTGACGGAACGGTAAAGGACTACAAGCGACGCATCACAGCGCAAGCGAACGAGGCGGGTGTGGTAAAGAAGCACTAA
- a CDS encoding SAM1, S-adenosylhomocysteine hydrolase, translated as MSAPAHKFKVADISLAAFGRREIELAENEMPGLMETRRKYAEDQPLKGARIAGCLHMTIQTAVLIETLKFLGAELTWTSCNIFSTQDHAAAAIAAAGVPVFAWKGESEEEYEWCLEQQLTAFKDGKTLNLILDDGGDLTALVHKKYPEMLKDCYGVSEETTTGVHHLYRMLKGKGLLVPAINVNDSVTKSKFDNLYGCRESLVDGIKRATDVMIAGKVAVVAGFGDVGKGCAQALHSMGARVIVTEIDPINALQAAVSGYQVTTMEKAAPQGQIFVTTTGCRDILTGAHFEVMPNDAIVCNIGHFDIEIDVAWLKKNAKSVTSIKPQVDRFLMNNGRHIILLAEGRLVNLGCATGHSSFVMSCSFTNQVLAQIMLYKASDEAFGNKYIEFGKTGKLDVGVYVLPKILDEQVALLHLAHCNVELSKLSEVQAEYLGLPAEGPFKSDIYRY; from the exons ATGTCTGCTCCCGCCCACAAGTTCAAGGTCGCTGACATCAGCCTTGCGGCCTTTGGTCGCCGCGAGATTGAGCTCGCCGAGAACGAGATGCCTGGTCTGATGGAGACCCGCCGCAAGTACGCTGAGGACCAGCCCTTGAAGGGCGCCCGCATTGCTGGATGTCTGCACATGA CCATCCAGACTGCCGTGCTCATCGAGACCCTCAAGTTTCTCGGTGCTGAGCTTACCTGGACTTCCTGCAACATTTTCTCCACCCAGGACCACGCCGCCGCCGCAATTGCCGCTGCTGGCGTACCCGTCTTCGCCTGGAAGGGCGAGAGCGAGGAGGAATACGAGTGGTGCCTTGAGCAGCAACTCACAGCCTTCAAGGACGGCAAGACACTGAACTTGATCCTTGACGACGGTGGTGATCTTACTGCCCTCGTCCACAAGAAGTACCCTGAGATGCTCAAGGACTGCTACGGTGTCTCCGAGGAGACCACCACTGGTGTCCACCACCTTTACCGCATGTTGAAGGGTAAGGGCCTCCTCGTCCCCGCCATCAACGTCAATGACTCGGTCACGAAGTCCAAGTTCGACAACCTTTACGGTTGCCGTGAGTCGCTGGTCGACGGTATCAAGCGTGCCACTGATGTCATGATTGCTGGCAAGGTCGCTGTTGTCGCCGGTTTCGGTGATGTCGGCAAGGGTTGCGCTCAGGCTCTCCACAGCATGGGTGCCCGTGTCATTGTCACCGAGATTGACCCCATCAACGCTCTCCAGGCTGCCGTTTCCGGCTACCAGGTCACCACAATGGAGAAGGCTGCTCCTCAGGGTCAGATCTTCGTCACCACCACCGGTTGCCGTGACATTCTGACTGGCGCTCACTTCGAGGTCATGCCCAACGACGCCATCGTCTGCAACATCGGTCACTTCGATATCGAAATCGATGTTGCGTGGCTCAAGAAGAACGCAAAGTCCGTCACTAGCATCAAGCCCCAGGTTGACCGCTTCCTGATGAACAACGGTCGCCACATCATTCTTTTGGCTGAAGGTCGTCTCGTCAACTTGGGATGCGCCACCGGTCACTCTTCATTCGTCATGTCCTGCTCTTTCACCAACCAGGTCCTTGCCCAGATCATGCTTTACAAGGCTTCTGACGAGGCTTTCGGCAACAAGTACATTGAGTTCGGCAAGACTGGTAAGCTCGATGTTGGTGTCTACGTCCTTCCCAAGATCCTCGATGAGCAAGTCGCTCTTCTACACCTCGCACACTGCAACGTCGAGCTCTCCAAGCTCAGCGAAGTTCAGGCCGAGTACCTTGGTCTTCCTGCCGAGGGTCCTTTCAAGAGCGACATCTACCGTTACTAG
- a CDS encoding HmgA, Homogentisate 1,2-dioxygenase codes for MPITEFAFKEKYRYQNGFSSYHETEAIEGALPIGANSPQKPPYGLYAEKLSGTAFTAPRHENQQTWLYRILPSCGHSNFEPREAKTFNTNPENKPWEKIHYIPNQLRWDPFDLDETVDWVHALHLVAGAGNPTMKSGVGYYIYAAGKDMAANEAFYSADGDFLIVAQHGVLDIQTELGRLMVRPNEICVIPRGIRYRVTLPDGPVRGYILELYQGHFTLPELGPIGSNCLANARDFQAPVADFDEDTETEWQILAKFAGHLYAAKQKHTPFDVVAWHGLYYPYKYDLGRFNTIGSISFDHPDPSIFTVLTAPTDHPGTAVADFVIFPPRWLVAEGTFRPPWYHRNTMSEFMGLIGGQYDAKTGGGFQPAGASLHNVMSGHGPDAATHEKASNVHLQPNKVGEGSMAFMFESCLMIGVTDWGLKTCQKIQEGYNAESWEPLKPHFKRSGLKKIDNGVAPLVAGTEGDKGQVPHYT; via the exons ATGCCGATAACTGAGTTCGCCTTCAAGGAGAAGTACAGGTACCAGAACGGGTTCAGCTCGTACCATGA GACAGAAGCCATAGAGGGCGCGCTTCCGATTGGCGCCAACTCGCCCCAAAAACCGCCATACGGCCTCTACGCGGAGAAGCTCTCGGGAACCGCCTTCACAGCGCCGCGACACGAGAACCAGCAAACATGGCTCTATCGTATCCTGCCTTCGTGTGGTCACAGCAACTTCGAGCCTCGCGAGGCTAAGACGTTCAACACGAACCCTGAAAACAAGCCGTGGGAGAAGATCCACTACATCCCAAACCAGCTGCGATGGGACCCTTTTGACCTTGATGAGACGGTAGACTGGGTCCATGCCCTCCACCTCGTGGCTGGCGCCGGCAACCCTACAATGAAGTCGGGTGTCGGATACTACATCTACGCAGCGGGAAAGGACATGGCAGCCAACGAGGCCTTCTACTCGGCCGATGGCGACTTTCTGATCGTGGCTCAGCATGGCGTGCTTGATATACAGACGGAGCTGGGTCGCCTCATGGTGCGCCCAAACGAGATCTGCGTCATACCACGAGGTATCAGATACCGCGTCACCCTCCCTGACGGCCCTGTGCGGGGTTACATATTGGAGCTATACCAAGGGCACTTTACCCTTCCCGAGCTGGGACCTATAGGCTCCAATTGCCTGGCCAACGCGCGAGACTTCCAGGCGCCGGTAGCCGATTTTGACGAGGACACGGAAACTGAGTGGCAGATTCTCGCAAAGTTTGCTGGCCATCTCTATGCTGCGAAGCAGAAGCACACACCCTTCGACGTAGTAGCATGGCATGGCCTCTACTATCCGTACAAGTATGATCTCGGCCGCTTCAACACAATAGGGAGCATCTCGTTCGATCACCCAGACCCGTCTATATTCACCGTCCTCACTGCGCCAACCGACCACCCAGGTACAGCAGTAGCTGACTTTGTCATCTTCCCACCGCGCTGGCTGGTGGCCGAGGGTACATTCCGGCCTCCGTGGTACCACCGCAACACCATGTCTGAGTTCATGGGTCTAATCGGCGGCCAGTATGATGCGAAGACAGGCGGTGGCTTCCAGCCTGCCGGTGCATCTCTCCATAATGTCATGTCTGGCCACGGCCCAGACGCGGCTACTCACGAAAAAGCGTCTAATGTGCATCTACAGCCCAACAAGGTGGGCGAAGGTAGTATGGCCTTCATGTTTGAGAGTTGCCTTATGATTGGTGTAACCGACTGGGGCCTAAAAACGTGCCAGAAAATACAGGAAGGCTACAATGCAGAAAGCTGGGAGCCGCTGAAGCCACACTTCAAGAGGTCTGGTCTCAAGAAAATCGATAACGGCGTTGCACCACTGGTGGCGGGCACTGAGGGAGATAAAGGCCAGGTGCCTCACTATACTTGA
- a CDS encoding fumarylacetoacetate hydrolase FahA: MASLKSWFSIPSGSHFSLANIPFGVISTPSSKTPRVAVAIGEHALDLEAFAANNGFLGLSTIQPHQAVFSQPSLNAFAALGRPIHSVVRKYIQTVFSEETTYPDVLKNNAVLQKQVLIPLKDIKAHLPFKIGDYTDFFVGLNHAYNCGVIFRGAQNALNPNYKHLPVGYHGRASSIVPSGTPIRRPNGQILLDPTAEKKVPTFSPCKKLDFELELGAFVCGSNEQGVPIPVDQAAANLFGVVLMNDWSARDVQAWESTPLGPFNAKNFGTTISTWVVLADALEPFKTKGIDNDMEILPYLREKEEKTVYDINLEVNLKTSSGNTATVTKTNARHLLWSFPQMLAHHTITGCPFQPGDLLGSGTISGTSPAEFGSLLEQSSNGKISIVVGDSEKRTFLEDGDQVTIRGVCGTDDQSLVGFGDCVGRIEPALTLGFA, translated from the exons ATGGCCTCGTTGAAGTCCTGGTTCAGTATTCCGAGTGGCTCACATTTCTCATTGGCCAACATTCCGTTTGGCGTCATCTCAACACCCTCGTCCAAGACACCGCGCGTGGCAGTTGCCATTGGAGAGCATGCTCTAGATCTCGAAGCCTTTGCTGCAAACAATGGCTTCTTGGGCTTGTCTACCATACAGCCACACCAAGCTGTCTTCTCGCAACCATCGCTGAACGCCTTTGCAGCCCTCGGCCGCCCAATTCACTCTGTAGTTCGCAAGTACATCCAGACTGTCTTCTCCGAGGAAACTACGTATCCTGATGTGCTGAAAAACAATGCGGTACTCCAGAAGCAAGTCTTGATACCCCTCAAAGACATCAAAGCCCATTTGCCTTTCAAGATTGGCGACTACACCGATTTCTTCGTGGGCCTGAACCATGCCTACAACTGCGGTGTCATCTTCAGAGGCGCCCAGAATGCTTTGAATCCAAACTACAAGCATCTTCCAGTCGGTTACCATGGGCGAGCCTCTTCAATCGTGCCGTCTGGAACACCAATCCGGCGGCCCAATGGGCAGATACTACTCGACCCGACAGCGGAGAAGAAGGTGCCCACCTTCAGCCCCTGCAAGAAGCTTGACTTCGAGTTGGAGCTGGGGGCTTTTGTATGTGGCTCCAACGAACAAGGTGTCCCGATTCCAGTCGATCAAGCCGCGGCTAACTTGTTCGGTGTGGTGCTCATGAACGACTGGTCTGCAAGGGATGTTCAAGCATGGGAGTCGACACCGTTGGGGCCCTTCAATGCGAAGAATTTCGGGACGACCATCAGCACTTGGGTCGTCCTGGCGGACGCATTGGAACCATTCAAGACGAAGGGTATAGACAACGACATGGAAATTCTGCCTTACTTGAGAGAGAAGGAAGAGAAGACCGTGTACGACATCAATCTCGAGGTCAACCTTAAGA CTTCCTCCGGTAATACAGCAACCGTGACAAAGACAAACGCACGACACCTCCTATGGTCTTTCCCGCAGATGTTAGCACATCATACTATCACGGGCTGCCCATTTCAACCTGGAGATTTGTTAGGCTCTGGTACCATCAGCGGTACCTCTCCAGCTGAGTTTGGAAGTCTTCTCGAACAGAGTAGCAACGGAAAGATTTCTATTGTAGTAGGGGATAGTGAGAAGAGGACGTTCCTAGAGGACGGTGATCAGGTTACTATCCGAGGTGTATGTGGTACAGATGATCAGTCTCTGGTGGGCTTCGGAGATTGTGTCGGTCGCATTGAACCTGCACTCACGTTGGGATTTGCCTAA